Proteins encoded together in one Macadamia integrifolia cultivar HAES 741 chromosome 8, SCU_Mint_v3, whole genome shotgun sequence window:
- the LOC122086410 gene encoding uncharacterized protein LOC122086410 isoform X2, with the protein MSDDGEKTCPLCTEEMDLTDQQLKPCKCGYEICVWCWHHIMDMAEKDESEGRCPACRTPYDKEKIVGMAANCERLVAEINSDRKLKSQKSKPKTSEGRKHLSSVRVIQRNLVYIIGIPSNLADEDLLQRKEYFGQYGKVLKVSISRTAGGVIQHSANNTCSVYITYSKEEEAVRCIQSVHGFILEGRPLRACFGTTKYCHAWLRNVPCTNPDCLYLHDIGTQEDSFTKDEIISAYTRSRVQQITGATYNLQRRSGNVLPPPADDYCNSSATSSSKPIIKSPPSNPVSQVKGSPPNDSSGRSIALPAAASWGMRGSNCRPPAPSLVSSNGPARQKPELVTNTIQISTLHNDLGKKSMVTEDSHSTHPIGRSEALDFSKQSVLRDGHRPVLDKLVDVQETAPYTYSDRLSPLVSKDKERGNAVPPNVQNSVDIDRQSCNSTPAKDGNCATSASIQNLCSGLLSMNIESQPGNEFSDSTRSNSSVPYHTEFRSSGNQGLEPQSDQFREPLTMQPSRIADTLFDSWSGSGEQPNWRLDSQAQVLPDVGSKVEEDLIALGSERQNVVEAVSCPSYMPSSHNPSKITNQYSGSSWHQSETSSNSNLGNADTRIVNTRVDESSIPFKSGGSVLSNGCNVNIVGSRIENAMPEHSNVSSSVEKGNFLGRNKDDVVSVGKNAALDMGESSIISNILSLDLDTWDDSLTSPHNLSKLLNETDKQHGSLKISSSWKAQNSNQSRFSFARNDDFANEVADLEPSFNSNGYMANKYTAPQGSFENRDHFLDKFRNGFSSGIFEESDNHFSNHSPVSSNKLSAASRAQISVPPGFAVPSRAPPPGFSSQERMDPSFEATYGNHLLESSSLRNQYQAPPTGNIGSIGDVEFIDPAILAVGKGRLPNGINSSGLDLRPGFPSQVTPENDARLQLLMQQSISTHQMQQSISSHQNARFADQFGDRFSWSDAYSIPSRLLEQSQASNLTPYAQLSLQQSRNVRFPNGHWDGWNEVQTSSDLGMAEILRSERLGLNKYFPGYEELKFRMPSSGDLYNRAFGM; encoded by the exons ATGAGTGACGATGGAGAGAAGACATGTCCTCTCTGCACTGAAGAGATGGACTTGACAGATCAGCAGTTGAAGCCTTGCAAATGTGGTTACGAG ATATGTGTATGGTGTTGGCATCACATAATGGACATGGCTGAGAAGGACGAGTCAGAAGGGCGGTGCCCGGCATGCCGCACACCTTATGACAAAGAAAAAATTGTAGGAATGGCGGCCAACTGTGAAAG GTTGGTCGCTGAAATCAATTCAGACAGGAAATTGAAGTCtcagaaatcaaaaccaaaaacttCTGAAGGAAGGAAGCACCTTAGCAGTGTGAGAGTAATTCAGCGGAACCTGGTGTACATAATTGGGATACCATCTAATTTAGCAGATGAAGAT CTTCTTCAACGCAAGGAGTATTTTGGGCAATATGGCAAGGTTTTAAAGGTGTCTATTTCTCGGACAGCAGGGGGTGTTATTCAGCATTCTGCGAACAACACTTGTAGTGT ATATATTACTTACTCAAAAGAGGAGGAAGCAGTTAGATGTATTCAATCGGTACATGGTTTTATCTTGGAAGGTAGACCATTGAG AGCATGCTTTGGAACCACAAAATACTGTCATGCATGGTTGAGAAATGTG CCTTGCACCAATCCAGATTGTTTATATTTGCATGACATTGGTACACAAGAAGATAGTTTTACAAAGGATGAAATAATTTCAGCCTATACAAG GAGTAGAGTTCAACAAATTACTGgtgctacatataatttgcaaaGGCGTTCAGGGAATGTGTTACCTCCTCCAGCTGATGACTACTGTAATAGCAGTGCGACTTCTTCGAGCAAACCTATCATCAAAAGTCCCCCCAGT AATCCCGTGAGCCAGGTCAAAGGTTCCCCCCCTAATGATAGTTCTGGAAGATCTATAGCTCTTCCTGCAGCTGCGTCATG GGGTATGCGGGGTTCAAATTGTCGACCTCCAGCTCCAAGTTTGGTGTCTTCCAATGGGCCTGCAAGACAAAAACCTGAACTGGTTACGAACACAATTCAGATTTCTACATTGCACAACgatttaggaaaaaaatccaTGGTTACGGAAGATAGTCATTCAACACATCCTATTGGTAGATCAGAAGCACTGGACTTTTCTAAACAATCTGTTCTCAGAGATGGTCATAGACCTGTATTGGATAAACTTGTAGATGTCCAAGAGACAGCTCCATATACTTACAGCGACCGCTTGTCTCCGTTGGTATCCAAGGATAAAGAGAGGGGGAATGCTGTGCCACCAAATGTGCAAAATTCTGTAGACATTGATAGACAGTCTTGCAATTCTACTCCAGCCAAAGATGGGAATTGTGCTACAAGTGCAAGCATCCAGAATTTATGCTCGGGGTTGTTGTCTATGAACATTGAAAGCCAACCTGGTAATGAGTTTTCTGACTCCACAAGATCTAACAGTTCAGTTCCATACCATACTGAATTCAGGTCATCTGGAAATCAAGGTTTAGAACCTCAGTCTGATCAATTTAGAGAACCTTTAACAATGCAGCCCTCGAGGATAGCTGACACACTGTTCGAtagttggtctggttcaggtGAACAACCAAATTGGAGATTGGATTCACAGGCACAAGTTTTGCCAGATGTAGGCAGTAAAGTTGAGGAGGATCTTATAGCTTTGGGTAGTGAAAGACAAAATGTTGTAGAAGCTGTCAGTTGTCCATCATATATGCCTTCTTCACATAATCCATCCAAGATCACAAATCAGTATAGCGGATCTTCTTGGCATCAGAGTGAAACATCTAGTAATAGCAATCTTGGTAATGCAGATACAAGAATTGTAAATACAAGAGTTGATGAATCCTCTATTCCATTCAAGTCTGGTGGTTCAGTATTATCAAATGGATGTAATGTAAACATAGTTGGCAGCCGCATTGAAAATGCGATGCCTGAGCATTCCAATGTGTCCTCAAGTGTAGAGAAAGGGAACTTTTTGGGGAGAAACAAAGATGATGTAGTCAGTGTTGGAAAGAATGCAGCTTTAGATATGGGAGAGAGCAGCATTATCTCAAATATCTTGTCATTGGACTTAGATACTTGGGATGATTCATTGACCTCACCACATAATTTGTCTAAATTGTTGAATGAAACTGATAAGCAACATGGTTCCCTTAAAATATCGAGTTCATGGAAAGCACAAAACAGCAATCAATCAAGGTTCTCGTTTGCAAGAAACGATGATTTTGCAAATGAAGTAGCTGACTTGGAGCCTTCTTTCAATTCAAATGGGTACATGGCAAATAAATATACTGCCCCCCAGGGTTCATTTGAAAACAGGGATCATTTCTTGGAcaaatttcgcaatggtttttCGTCTGGCATTTTTGAGGAATCTGATAATCACTTCAGCAACCATTCACCTGTCTCTTCAAATAAGCTTTCTG CTGCTTCTAGAGCTCAAATTTCGGTACCACCAGGGTTCGCAGTTCCAAGCAGGGCTCCTCCTCCTGGTTTCTCTTCTCAAGAGAGAATGGACCCGTCTTTCGAAGCTACTTACg GGAATCATTTACTTGAAAGCTCCTCTCTGAGAAATCAGTATCAGGCCCCACCAACTGGAAATATTGGCAGCATTGGAGATGTTGAATTTATTGATCCTGCAATATTGGCTGTTGGCAAGGGCAGGCTGCCGAATGGGATAAATAGTTCAGGCTTAGATCTGAGACCAGGCTTTCCTTCACAGGTTACTCCTGAAAATGATGCAAGGCTTCAGTTGTTGATGCAGCAATCCATCTCTACTCACCAGATGCAGCAATCCATCTCTTCTCACCAGAATGCAAGATTTGCTGACCAATTTGGCGACAGGTTCTCCTGGAGTGACGCTTATAGTATTCCTTCAAGGCTTTTGGAACAATCACAAGCTAGTAACCTGACCCCTTATGCACAGCTGTCACTCCAACAGTCCAGAAATGTGCGTTTTCCAAATGGTCATTGGGATGGCTGGAATGAGGTACAGACCAGTAGTGACCTGGGTATGGCAGAGATTCTGAGAAGTGAGAGACTAGGACTCAACAAGTATTTTCCTGGTTATGAGGAGTTGAAGTTTAGGATGCCTAGTTCAGGTGACTTATATAACAGAGCATTTGGGATGTGA
- the LOC122086410 gene encoding uncharacterized protein LOC122086410 isoform X1: protein MRTMSDDGEKTCPLCTEEMDLTDQQLKPCKCGYEICVWCWHHIMDMAEKDESEGRCPACRTPYDKEKIVGMAANCERLVAEINSDRKLKSQKSKPKTSEGRKHLSSVRVIQRNLVYIIGIPSNLADEDLLQRKEYFGQYGKVLKVSISRTAGGVIQHSANNTCSVYITYSKEEEAVRCIQSVHGFILEGRPLRACFGTTKYCHAWLRNVPCTNPDCLYLHDIGTQEDSFTKDEIISAYTRSRVQQITGATYNLQRRSGNVLPPPADDYCNSSATSSSKPIIKSPPSNPVSQVKGSPPNDSSGRSIALPAAASWGMRGSNCRPPAPSLVSSNGPARQKPELVTNTIQISTLHNDLGKKSMVTEDSHSTHPIGRSEALDFSKQSVLRDGHRPVLDKLVDVQETAPYTYSDRLSPLVSKDKERGNAVPPNVQNSVDIDRQSCNSTPAKDGNCATSASIQNLCSGLLSMNIESQPGNEFSDSTRSNSSVPYHTEFRSSGNQGLEPQSDQFREPLTMQPSRIADTLFDSWSGSGEQPNWRLDSQAQVLPDVGSKVEEDLIALGSERQNVVEAVSCPSYMPSSHNPSKITNQYSGSSWHQSETSSNSNLGNADTRIVNTRVDESSIPFKSGGSVLSNGCNVNIVGSRIENAMPEHSNVSSSVEKGNFLGRNKDDVVSVGKNAALDMGESSIISNILSLDLDTWDDSLTSPHNLSKLLNETDKQHGSLKISSSWKAQNSNQSRFSFARNDDFANEVADLEPSFNSNGYMANKYTAPQGSFENRDHFLDKFRNGFSSGIFEESDNHFSNHSPVSSNKLSAASRAQISVPPGFAVPSRAPPPGFSSQERMDPSFEATYGNHLLESSSLRNQYQAPPTGNIGSIGDVEFIDPAILAVGKGRLPNGINSSGLDLRPGFPSQVTPENDARLQLLMQQSISTHQMQQSISSHQNARFADQFGDRFSWSDAYSIPSRLLEQSQASNLTPYAQLSLQQSRNVRFPNGHWDGWNEVQTSSDLGMAEILRSERLGLNKYFPGYEELKFRMPSSGDLYNRAFGM from the exons AT gAGAACCATGAGTGACGATGGAGAGAAGACATGTCCTCTCTGCACTGAAGAGATGGACTTGACAGATCAGCAGTTGAAGCCTTGCAAATGTGGTTACGAG ATATGTGTATGGTGTTGGCATCACATAATGGACATGGCTGAGAAGGACGAGTCAGAAGGGCGGTGCCCGGCATGCCGCACACCTTATGACAAAGAAAAAATTGTAGGAATGGCGGCCAACTGTGAAAG GTTGGTCGCTGAAATCAATTCAGACAGGAAATTGAAGTCtcagaaatcaaaaccaaaaacttCTGAAGGAAGGAAGCACCTTAGCAGTGTGAGAGTAATTCAGCGGAACCTGGTGTACATAATTGGGATACCATCTAATTTAGCAGATGAAGAT CTTCTTCAACGCAAGGAGTATTTTGGGCAATATGGCAAGGTTTTAAAGGTGTCTATTTCTCGGACAGCAGGGGGTGTTATTCAGCATTCTGCGAACAACACTTGTAGTGT ATATATTACTTACTCAAAAGAGGAGGAAGCAGTTAGATGTATTCAATCGGTACATGGTTTTATCTTGGAAGGTAGACCATTGAG AGCATGCTTTGGAACCACAAAATACTGTCATGCATGGTTGAGAAATGTG CCTTGCACCAATCCAGATTGTTTATATTTGCATGACATTGGTACACAAGAAGATAGTTTTACAAAGGATGAAATAATTTCAGCCTATACAAG GAGTAGAGTTCAACAAATTACTGgtgctacatataatttgcaaaGGCGTTCAGGGAATGTGTTACCTCCTCCAGCTGATGACTACTGTAATAGCAGTGCGACTTCTTCGAGCAAACCTATCATCAAAAGTCCCCCCAGT AATCCCGTGAGCCAGGTCAAAGGTTCCCCCCCTAATGATAGTTCTGGAAGATCTATAGCTCTTCCTGCAGCTGCGTCATG GGGTATGCGGGGTTCAAATTGTCGACCTCCAGCTCCAAGTTTGGTGTCTTCCAATGGGCCTGCAAGACAAAAACCTGAACTGGTTACGAACACAATTCAGATTTCTACATTGCACAACgatttaggaaaaaaatccaTGGTTACGGAAGATAGTCATTCAACACATCCTATTGGTAGATCAGAAGCACTGGACTTTTCTAAACAATCTGTTCTCAGAGATGGTCATAGACCTGTATTGGATAAACTTGTAGATGTCCAAGAGACAGCTCCATATACTTACAGCGACCGCTTGTCTCCGTTGGTATCCAAGGATAAAGAGAGGGGGAATGCTGTGCCACCAAATGTGCAAAATTCTGTAGACATTGATAGACAGTCTTGCAATTCTACTCCAGCCAAAGATGGGAATTGTGCTACAAGTGCAAGCATCCAGAATTTATGCTCGGGGTTGTTGTCTATGAACATTGAAAGCCAACCTGGTAATGAGTTTTCTGACTCCACAAGATCTAACAGTTCAGTTCCATACCATACTGAATTCAGGTCATCTGGAAATCAAGGTTTAGAACCTCAGTCTGATCAATTTAGAGAACCTTTAACAATGCAGCCCTCGAGGATAGCTGACACACTGTTCGAtagttggtctggttcaggtGAACAACCAAATTGGAGATTGGATTCACAGGCACAAGTTTTGCCAGATGTAGGCAGTAAAGTTGAGGAGGATCTTATAGCTTTGGGTAGTGAAAGACAAAATGTTGTAGAAGCTGTCAGTTGTCCATCATATATGCCTTCTTCACATAATCCATCCAAGATCACAAATCAGTATAGCGGATCTTCTTGGCATCAGAGTGAAACATCTAGTAATAGCAATCTTGGTAATGCAGATACAAGAATTGTAAATACAAGAGTTGATGAATCCTCTATTCCATTCAAGTCTGGTGGTTCAGTATTATCAAATGGATGTAATGTAAACATAGTTGGCAGCCGCATTGAAAATGCGATGCCTGAGCATTCCAATGTGTCCTCAAGTGTAGAGAAAGGGAACTTTTTGGGGAGAAACAAAGATGATGTAGTCAGTGTTGGAAAGAATGCAGCTTTAGATATGGGAGAGAGCAGCATTATCTCAAATATCTTGTCATTGGACTTAGATACTTGGGATGATTCATTGACCTCACCACATAATTTGTCTAAATTGTTGAATGAAACTGATAAGCAACATGGTTCCCTTAAAATATCGAGTTCATGGAAAGCACAAAACAGCAATCAATCAAGGTTCTCGTTTGCAAGAAACGATGATTTTGCAAATGAAGTAGCTGACTTGGAGCCTTCTTTCAATTCAAATGGGTACATGGCAAATAAATATACTGCCCCCCAGGGTTCATTTGAAAACAGGGATCATTTCTTGGAcaaatttcgcaatggtttttCGTCTGGCATTTTTGAGGAATCTGATAATCACTTCAGCAACCATTCACCTGTCTCTTCAAATAAGCTTTCTG CTGCTTCTAGAGCTCAAATTTCGGTACCACCAGGGTTCGCAGTTCCAAGCAGGGCTCCTCCTCCTGGTTTCTCTTCTCAAGAGAGAATGGACCCGTCTTTCGAAGCTACTTACg GGAATCATTTACTTGAAAGCTCCTCTCTGAGAAATCAGTATCAGGCCCCACCAACTGGAAATATTGGCAGCATTGGAGATGTTGAATTTATTGATCCTGCAATATTGGCTGTTGGCAAGGGCAGGCTGCCGAATGGGATAAATAGTTCAGGCTTAGATCTGAGACCAGGCTTTCCTTCACAGGTTACTCCTGAAAATGATGCAAGGCTTCAGTTGTTGATGCAGCAATCCATCTCTACTCACCAGATGCAGCAATCCATCTCTTCTCACCAGAATGCAAGATTTGCTGACCAATTTGGCGACAGGTTCTCCTGGAGTGACGCTTATAGTATTCCTTCAAGGCTTTTGGAACAATCACAAGCTAGTAACCTGACCCCTTATGCACAGCTGTCACTCCAACAGTCCAGAAATGTGCGTTTTCCAAATGGTCATTGGGATGGCTGGAATGAGGTACAGACCAGTAGTGACCTGGGTATGGCAGAGATTCTGAGAAGTGAGAGACTAGGACTCAACAAGTATTTTCCTGGTTATGAGGAGTTGAAGTTTAGGATGCCTAGTTCAGGTGACTTATATAACAGAGCATTTGGGATGTGA
- the LOC122085990 gene encoding protein RETARDED ROOT GROWTH-LIKE-like isoform X1, with amino-acid sequence MKMWRRLSIDQHLRTMVFRSSSSRYSSMALALNRQLSRANPCPVAPISFHYLSFTKTLDFQRNVISLILKHRIRSFSSNRMGLVIVRCLSSTPSTRTVDWNDPVSCSEADDGYDSNGNEAEMRPSISVRAYFLSTSVDLRSLVDQNKANFIPPASRMTNYVVLRFGGTKLDANGSEASLSGSSCCYMVVFQYGSMVLFNVCDRYVDAYLKIVERHALGLLPEMLRDEYEAREKPTLNTWMQGGLDYIMLQYLNIDGIRIIGSVLGQSIALDYYVRQVDGIVAEFTDINRGMEKTGTFTMEEKKLFQLVGKANSNLADVILKLGLFERSDIAWKDAKYAQIWEYLRDEFELTQRFASLDFKLKFVEHNIRFLQEILQNRKSDFLEWLVIILIGADILISVYDIAHESAITAL; translated from the exons ATGAAAATGTGGCGAAGACTTTCGATCGACCAGCATTTGAGGACGATGGTGTTTCGATCATCTTCTTCTCGTTACTCTTcaatggctttggctctgaacAGACAATTATCTCGCGCAAACCCTTGCCCTGTAGCTCCAATCTCTTTTCACTATCTCTCCTTTACGAAAACCCTAGATTTCCAGCGAAACGTTATTTCTTTGATACTAAAGCATAGAATTCGTAGTTTCAGTTCTAACCGCATGGGCCTTGTTATCGTTCGATGCCTCTCCTCGACTCCTTCTACACGCACAGTGGACTGGAACGATCCAGTTTCTTGCTCTGAGGCTGATGATGGATACGACAGTAATGGAAACGAGGCGGAGATGAGACCATCTATTTCTGTTAGAGCTTATTTCTTATCCACAAG TGTTGATTTAAGAAGCCTAGTTGACCAGAACAAAGCTAATTTCATTCCACCCGCATCCCGTATGACAAATTATGTGGTCCTTAGATTTGGAGGCACTAAACTTGATGCAAAT GGATCAGAGGCTAGCTTAAGTGGGAGTAGTTGCTGCTACATGGTGGTTTTTCAGTATGGATCTATGGTGTTATTTAATGTTTGTGATCGTTATGTTGATGCGTATCTGAAGATTGTAGAAAGACATGCTTTAGGATTACTTCCAGAGATGCTAAGGGATG AGTACGAGGCGAGGGAGAAGCCAACTTTAAACACATGGATGCAAGGTGGGTTGGACTACATAATGTTGCAGTATTTGAACATTGATGGAATTCGTATTATTGGTAGTGTGCTTGGACAAAGTATTGCTCTTGATTACTATGTTCGCCAG GTTGATGGAATTGTTGCTGAATTTACTGACATAAATCGTGGGATGGAAAAAACTGGTACCTTTacaatggaagagaaaaaactTTTTCAACTAGTGGGGAAGGCAAATTCGAACCTAGCTGATGTGATTCTTAAACTTGGACTTTTCGAGAG ATCAGATATCGCTTGGAAAGATGCTAAGTATGCTCAAATATGGGAGTATCTTCGAGATGAGTTTGAATTGACTCAGAGATTTGCCAGCCTTGATTTTAAGTTGAAATTTGTGGAG CATAATATACGTTTTTTGCAAGAAATTCTTCAAAACAGGAAATCAGATTTTCTGGAGTGGCTTGTCATCATATTGATTGGTGCTGATATTCTCATCTCTGTTTATGATATTGCACATGAGTCAGCAATTACTGCACTTTAG
- the LOC122085990 gene encoding protein RETARDED ROOT GROWTH-LIKE-like isoform X2 encodes MGLVIVRCLSSTPSTRTVDWNDPVSCSEADDGYDSNGNEAEMRPSISVRAYFLSTSVDLRSLVDQNKANFIPPASRMTNYVVLRFGGTKLDANGSEASLSGSSCCYMVVFQYGSMVLFNVCDRYVDAYLKIVERHALGLLPEMLRDEYEAREKPTLNTWMQGGLDYIMLQYLNIDGIRIIGSVLGQSIALDYYVRQVDGIVAEFTDINRGMEKTGTFTMEEKKLFQLVGKANSNLADVILKLGLFERSDIAWKDAKYAQIWEYLRDEFELTQRFASLDFKLKFVEHNIRFLQEILQNRKSDFLEWLVIILIGADILISVYDIAHESAITAL; translated from the exons ATGGGCCTTGTTATCGTTCGATGCCTCTCCTCGACTCCTTCTACACGCACAGTGGACTGGAACGATCCAGTTTCTTGCTCTGAGGCTGATGATGGATACGACAGTAATGGAAACGAGGCGGAGATGAGACCATCTATTTCTGTTAGAGCTTATTTCTTATCCACAAG TGTTGATTTAAGAAGCCTAGTTGACCAGAACAAAGCTAATTTCATTCCACCCGCATCCCGTATGACAAATTATGTGGTCCTTAGATTTGGAGGCACTAAACTTGATGCAAAT GGATCAGAGGCTAGCTTAAGTGGGAGTAGTTGCTGCTACATGGTGGTTTTTCAGTATGGATCTATGGTGTTATTTAATGTTTGTGATCGTTATGTTGATGCGTATCTGAAGATTGTAGAAAGACATGCTTTAGGATTACTTCCAGAGATGCTAAGGGATG AGTACGAGGCGAGGGAGAAGCCAACTTTAAACACATGGATGCAAGGTGGGTTGGACTACATAATGTTGCAGTATTTGAACATTGATGGAATTCGTATTATTGGTAGTGTGCTTGGACAAAGTATTGCTCTTGATTACTATGTTCGCCAG GTTGATGGAATTGTTGCTGAATTTACTGACATAAATCGTGGGATGGAAAAAACTGGTACCTTTacaatggaagagaaaaaactTTTTCAACTAGTGGGGAAGGCAAATTCGAACCTAGCTGATGTGATTCTTAAACTTGGACTTTTCGAGAG ATCAGATATCGCTTGGAAAGATGCTAAGTATGCTCAAATATGGGAGTATCTTCGAGATGAGTTTGAATTGACTCAGAGATTTGCCAGCCTTGATTTTAAGTTGAAATTTGTGGAG CATAATATACGTTTTTTGCAAGAAATTCTTCAAAACAGGAAATCAGATTTTCTGGAGTGGCTTGTCATCATATTGATTGGTGCTGATATTCTCATCTCTGTTTATGATATTGCACATGAGTCAGCAATTACTGCACTTTAG